A window of Bdellovibrionales bacterium genomic DNA:
AGTTCGGCATCAGTCGTGAGCGCGTGCGTCAGTTGGAAGTTCGCGCCTTTGAAAAGCTGCAAGAAAGCATCAAAAAAGCAGCCGTTAAAGAAGGTCTCATCATCGAAGGGAGGTAGCTTATGGCCAACTATCCAATCGCTGTTATCGTCGGCAGTCTTCGCCAAGATTCCTACAATCGCAAACTGGCGCAGGCCCTTATCCGGCTCGCCCCGCCAGAGTTTTCGTTCACGATGGCTGAGATTGGCGATCTGCCCCTTTACAATCAGGACGACGACGATCATCCGGCGGGGTCTGTCAAGCGGTTGAAGGCCGCCATTGCGGCGTCCAAGGGGCTCCTCTTTCTAACGCCAGAGTATAACCGTTCGCTTTCGGGCGTGTTGAAAAACGCGCTTGATCATGCCTCACGCCCCTATGGCCAAAGCGCGTGGGCGGGAAAGCCCGCTGGCGTATTGGGCGCTTCGGTGGGTGTCCTTGGGACGGCGCTGGCGCAGCAGCATCTGCGCTCTATCCTTGCCTATCTGGATGTGCCGACGATGAGCCAGCCAGAGGCCTATGTGAAGGTTGAGGATACGCTGTTCGATGCCGATGGCAACATCGGTGAGGGTAGCAAAAAATTCCTTCAAGGCTGGATGGACCATTACGTCGCGTGGATCAAACAGCACGCGTAAGGGGTGAGGGCTGCACCTATGAGATGGCGGCGTATTATTCCCTTGCCGTGGACAAAATCAGAGGGAGGGTCTCAGCTATGAGACGCCGCCCTCATTCACACCCTCACGGTTGCATCACAGACACGCCACAAGCGCCTCGACAGCGTCGCGGCTGTTTTTTAAATATTCGGGCATAACTTGAACTCGATGTCCATTAATCGTCTGTTTCCCAGTTTGTAGCTTTGAAAAAGGAAGACCTTTTGCAAAGGCAACAACCCCTGTCGTCTGGAAATCTCGAATTTCTACGAATCCCAACTTAGTCTGTTTGAAGGTAAAAATTTCTGGCTCCATTTTTAACAAATTTTGGATATCAGCTTGAATTGCAGCAAGTACTGCTGCGTATGCAGAGGCCGGTCCCATATATTGGGTAATGCGGTTCTTTGCAATCAGATGCACTTTTGGGAGAGCCCGTCCCCCAGCTTTTAATTTTGTTGCGAAAGCATATGACGCATAAATTTCGGACGGTAGTTTTAGGCCATAGATAAGCGAAAAAGCATTTTGAATTGCTCGACGAGATGAGTCATCCGCCATAACGGGTAGGACAATCCTGTCCGTACTGGCTAGTGCAATTTGCGTATACAAGGAAAAACTCGGGTTACAATCAAGAAAGACGGTATCGTAGTCGTCTTTCACTTGGTCAAAAAAG
This region includes:
- a CDS encoding NAD(P)H-dependent oxidoreductase; translation: MANYPIAVIVGSLRQDSYNRKLAQALIRLAPPEFSFTMAEIGDLPLYNQDDDDHPAGSVKRLKAAIAASKGLLFLTPEYNRSLSGVLKNALDHASRPYGQSAWAGKPAGVLGASVGVLGTALAQQHLRSILAYLDVPTMSQPEAYVKVEDTLFDADGNIGEGSKKFLQGWMDHYVAWIKQHA
- a CDS encoding AAA family ATPase: MDIKYAFWNNKGGTGKTSLAFQAINRYAEKHPKKRILAVDICPQANLSELMLGGLNNNGSNKLLGRHGLVPRCSLGGYFQLRLPSPYTPPKFNAHDFITKPCDYNSSIPLNIDLVCGDPLLELQANAVNTLANNSIPGTNAWIAVIDWLKDFFDQVKDDYDTVFLDCNPSFSLYTQIALASTDRIVLPVMADDSSRRAIQNAFSLIYGLKLPSEIYASYAFATKLKAGGRALPKVHLIAKNRITQYMGPASAYAAVLAAIQADIQNLLKMEPEIFTFKQTKLGFVEIRDFQTTGVVAFAKGLPFSKLQTGKQTINGHRVQVMPEYLKNSRDAVEALVACL